The Thermoclostridium stercorarium subsp. stercorarium DSM 8532 genome contains a region encoding:
- a CDS encoding orotate phosphoribosyltransferase, with protein MENVRERLLKALFDTRAIRVCPAGEPFWYTSGKIGPYYINTHFLYGGEEKANSLLKVIDGVKDNKEECTGVLREIVMKNYNEDDIYRNTIDILVDAIKDTIPDDDYDYISGGERRDWFFSIAAADLLQKPHITIFKDLDAYVFQNGRSERLISVNGARVLHIADLITSASSYERAWIPAIRNAGGVMKHSFVIIDRMQGGSELLEKHGVKSNALVCIDDGVFREACRKNYINKGQLEMVKKYIENPDMFMKEFFKNNPDFIEKALNSGDEKTASRARLCIEKGYCNIS; from the coding sequence ATGGAAAACGTCAGGGAAAGGCTGTTAAAAGCTCTTTTTGATACCAGGGCCATACGCGTTTGCCCTGCCGGTGAGCCGTTCTGGTATACATCCGGCAAAATCGGTCCTTACTACATAAACACCCATTTCCTTTACGGCGGTGAGGAAAAGGCAAATTCGCTGCTGAAGGTTATAGACGGGGTGAAGGATAATAAAGAGGAATGTACCGGAGTTTTGCGTGAAATTGTGATGAAAAATTACAATGAAGACGATATTTACAGAAACACAATAGATATACTGGTAGACGCAATTAAAGACACAATACCCGATGATGATTATGACTATATATCGGGCGGTGAACGGCGGGACTGGTTTTTCTCAATAGCGGCTGCGGATTTGCTTCAAAAGCCGCATATAACGATTTTTAAGGATTTGGATGCCTATGTTTTCCAAAACGGCAGGTCCGAAAGATTAATATCGGTTAACGGAGCAAGGGTTCTGCATATTGCCGATTTGATAACCAGCGCGTCAAGCTATGAACGGGCGTGGATACCCGCAATAAGAAATGCGGGCGGCGTTATGAAACATTCTTTTGTAATCATAGACAGAATGCAGGGTGGAAGTGAACTTCTTGAAAAGCACGGTGTCAAATCGAATGCGCTTGTGTGCATAGATGACGGCGTATTTCGGGAAGCATGCCGGAAAAACTATATCAACAAGGGACAGTTGGAAATGGTAAAAAAATATATCGAGAATCCAGACATGTTCATGAAAGAATTTTTTAAAAACAATCCGGATTTTATTGAAAAAGCTCTTAACAGCGGTGATGAGAAAACCGCCTCGCGGGCAAGGCTGTGTATTGAGAAGGGATATTGCAATATTTCATGA
- a CDS encoding dihydroorotate dehydrogenase produces MDLTVNIAGLKLKNPVIAASGTFGFGREFSEFFDLNLLGGISVKGLTLAPRKGNPPPRIAETPAGILNSVGLQNPGVHAFVRDEIPFLRKFDTCIIANVAGNTVEDYCRMAEILSDADIDAIELNVSCPNVKEGCLIFGSTAEGISKVTSAVRKVCKKTLIVKLSPNVTDITEMAKAAEYSGADCVSLINTILGMAIDINSRRPVLGNVVGGLSGPAVKPIAVRMVYQVSKAVKIPVIGMGGISNADDAVEFMLAGASAVMIGTAGFVNPYVWIETIEGIKQYMEKHGFQKVSDITGALIE; encoded by the coding sequence TTGGACTTAACTGTTAATATTGCCGGATTAAAACTGAAAAATCCTGTGATTGCGGCTTCAGGCACGTTCGGTTTCGGAAGGGAGTTCAGTGAATTTTTTGATTTGAATCTTTTAGGAGGTATTTCGGTGAAGGGGCTTACATTGGCTCCGCGGAAAGGAAACCCGCCGCCCAGAATAGCCGAAACCCCTGCGGGAATTCTGAACAGTGTTGGACTTCAGAATCCGGGCGTTCATGCCTTCGTCCGGGACGAAATACCCTTTTTAAGAAAGTTTGATACATGCATAATAGCAAATGTAGCAGGGAATACCGTCGAGGATTACTGTCGCATGGCGGAGATTTTGTCCGATGCTGATATTGATGCCATTGAACTCAATGTTTCCTGTCCGAACGTTAAGGAAGGCTGCCTCATATTTGGCAGCACAGCGGAGGGAATCTCCAAAGTCACATCGGCGGTCAGGAAGGTATGTAAAAAAACACTTATCGTAAAGCTTTCCCCAAATGTAACCGATATAACCGAAATGGCAAAAGCCGCCGAATACTCAGGCGCCGACTGTGTTAGTTTAATAAACACAATTCTGGGAATGGCTATAGATATAAACTCCAGAAGGCCGGTGCTGGGGAACGTCGTGGGCGGGCTCTCAGGTCCGGCAGTGAAGCCAATTGCGGTACGGATGGTATATCAGGTGTCGAAAGCGGTAAAAATACCTGTTATCGGAATGGGCGGTATTTCAAATGCCGATGATGCAGTTGAATTCATGCTGGCGGGTGCATCTGCTGTGATGATAGGAACCGCGGGTTTTGTCAATCCTTATGTTTGGATCGAAACCATTGAAGGAATAAAACAATACATGGAAAAGCACGGGTTTCAAAAGGTTTCGGATATTACAGGGGCGTTAATTGAATAG
- a CDS encoding [Fe-Fe] hydrogenase large subunit C-terminal domain-containing protein, whose translation MAEYFHSVTLEKEKCRGCTNCIKHCPTEAIRVRNGKAMIINERCIDCGECIRVCPYHAKKAVTDPLSVMNEYEFRVALPAPSLYGQFGKEYSRERILKGLTELGFDWVFEVARAAEIVSDATRHILKSGKVRKPLISSACPAVVRLIQVRFPNLINNILKLESPMEVAARIAKQTVVSEKNIPAEKVGVFFISPCAAKVTSVKAPYEKKESSVNGVFSIKDIHIKLMEKMKNIPPDCDCELVSSGAYGVGWAGSGGECAALERPKTLAVHGIHNVIAIFEEIVEEKLKDVDFVEALSCIEGCLGGPLTAVNPFVAKTNLKCQVNRAKSKDFSSENTAADYQDLLWTKDMEYKPILKLDENVMKAMIKMQKLEEINDGLPGLDCGACGSPNCRALAEDIVRGLAFETDCIFKLREKVSDLADQMKAFEHIYRTKQDGSGRGKTNDG comes from the coding sequence ATGGCTGAATATTTCCATTCGGTTACACTCGAAAAGGAAAAATGCCGTGGATGCACCAACTGCATAAAACATTGCCCTACCGAAGCCATACGGGTCAGAAACGGAAAGGCCATGATTATTAATGAACGGTGTATAGACTGTGGAGAGTGCATCCGCGTATGCCCGTATCATGCCAAAAAGGCTGTTACCGATCCGCTTTCGGTAATGAACGAATATGAATTCAGGGTGGCGCTGCCGGCTCCGTCACTGTATGGTCAGTTCGGGAAGGAATATTCAAGGGAAAGAATCCTGAAAGGGCTGACGGAACTTGGCTTTGACTGGGTTTTTGAAGTGGCGCGGGCGGCTGAAATAGTGTCTGATGCGACACGACACATATTAAAATCCGGAAAAGTCAGAAAACCTCTTATATCATCCGCATGTCCCGCTGTAGTCCGTTTAATTCAGGTACGGTTCCCGAATTTGATTAACAATATACTGAAATTGGAATCCCCGATGGAGGTTGCAGCAAGAATAGCCAAACAAACCGTTGTTTCCGAGAAAAATATTCCTGCTGAAAAAGTAGGGGTATTTTTTATATCTCCATGCGCTGCCAAGGTTACAAGCGTAAAGGCGCCGTATGAAAAAAAGGAATCTTCTGTGAACGGCGTTTTTTCAATAAAGGATATACATATTAAACTGATGGAAAAAATGAAAAACATACCACCGGATTGTGACTGTGAGCTGGTCTCATCCGGAGCTTATGGCGTCGGATGGGCGGGCTCGGGGGGCGAGTGTGCCGCCCTTGAAAGACCCAAAACACTGGCGGTTCATGGTATTCACAATGTTATAGCCATATTTGAAGAAATAGTTGAAGAGAAACTGAAGGATGTGGATTTCGTCGAGGCGCTGTCCTGTATTGAAGGATGCCTTGGAGGTCCTTTGACTGCGGTCAATCCGTTTGTTGCAAAAACAAACCTGAAATGTCAGGTTAACAGAGCGAAAAGTAAGGATTTTTCCTCCGAAAACACAGCGGCCGATTATCAGGATTTGTTATGGACAAAGGACATGGAATACAAGCCTATATTAAAGCTTGATGAAAACGTGATGAAGGCAATGATAAAAATGCAGAAACTGGAAGAAATAAATGACGGACTTCCCGGTCTTGACTGCGGCGCCTGCGGTTCACCAAATTGCCGTGCCCTTGCCGAGGATATAGTCAGAGGGCTTGCGTTTGAAACCGACTGCATTTTCAAACTGAGGGAAAAGGTTTCTGATCTGGCCGATCAGATGAAAGCCTTTGAGCATATTTACAGAACAAAACAGGATGGTTCAGGCAGGGGGAAAACAAATGACGGTTAA
- a CDS encoding histidine phosphatase family protein, giving the protein MKTTMIFVRHAEAVGNKIREFHGWTDESITERGHIQARLVAERLADMKIDVIYSSVLKRTMETAEYISKVKGLPIIPREDLKEIHGGLWEGMRWDDLARIYPEEYNTWETQPHIHQMPEGESMVSFQQRLIKAIEDILSIERGKNVCIVTHGTAIRVLLCWFKGLPLEDVITIPWCDNTAVTIVTEENGRFHVVLEGCSCHLNEETSTLLNQEWFKEYRERFFGSR; this is encoded by the coding sequence ATGAAAACGACGATGATATTTGTCCGGCATGCTGAAGCCGTCGGCAATAAAATAAGGGAGTTTCATGGCTGGACCGACGAAAGCATAACAGAACGCGGGCACATTCAGGCCAGGCTCGTGGCGGAGCGGCTGGCAGATATGAAAATAGACGTTATATACAGCAGTGTTCTGAAAAGAACTATGGAGACGGCTGAGTATATATCAAAAGTTAAAGGCCTTCCGATAATCCCCCGTGAAGACCTGAAGGAAATACACGGAGGGCTGTGGGAAGGCATGCGCTGGGATGACCTTGCGAGGATATACCCCGAAGAATATAACACTTGGGAAACACAGCCCCATATCCATCAGATGCCTGAAGGCGAAAGTATGGTATCTTTCCAGCAGAGGCTCATAAAAGCCATTGAGGATATACTTTCTATTGAACGGGGGAAAAACGTCTGCATAGTGACTCACGGCACTGCAATTCGTGTTCTGTTATGCTGGTTTAAGGGGTTGCCCCTTGAGGATGTAATCACAATCCCGTGGTGTGACAATACGGCCGTGACAATAGTAACAGAGGAAAACGGTCGTTTTCATGTGGTACTGGAAGGCTGTTCATGTCATCTGAATGAGGAGACCAGTACTCTGCTGAACCAGGAATGGTTTAAAGAGTATAGGGAAAGATTTTTCGGAAGCAGGTAG
- a CDS encoding ATP-binding protein: protein MSSLIRKEYDIPANDFSRAGEASSNVRKLLTQLGVNPTIIKRTSIAMYEAELNAVIHGNGGKARVEIFEDRIEILVYDEGPGIADIELAMQEGYSTAPDYIREMGFGAGMGLSNIKKNSDKFVIESELNKGTRVYITIYLY, encoded by the coding sequence GTGAGTAGTCTTATCAGGAAAGAATACGATATTCCTGCCAATGATTTTTCACGGGCAGGGGAAGCGTCAAGTAATGTCAGAAAATTATTAACTCAGTTGGGTGTAAATCCGACTATTATTAAAAGAACATCCATTGCCATGTATGAGGCCGAACTCAACGCTGTGATACATGGGAATGGGGGAAAAGCCCGTGTTGAAATTTTTGAAGACAGGATCGAGATACTGGTTTATGACGAGGGACCCGGGATAGCGGATATTGAGCTTGCGATGCAGGAAGGTTATTCCACCGCGCCCGACTATATCAGGGAAATGGGATTTGGAGCGGGCATGGGCTTGTCAAACATCAAAAAAAATTCTGATAAATTTGTTATAGAAAGTGAACTCAATAAAGGAACAAGAGTTTATATAACAATATATCTGTATTAG
- the lipB gene encoding lipoyl(octanoyl) transferase LipB: MEIDVVNLGLMDYNKALEIQIGKWQRVANEEERDTLFLVEHPPVITLGVRGKKENILVPEEELEKMGVSVVQVSRGGDVTYHGPGQIVGYPVMNLKHFGRDIHYFVEKIEDTFIKLLKDDYGIDACRGDKTYTGVWVGNDKITAIGIQVKRWTTMHGFAFNVNTDLSHFNWIIPCGLSDRGVTSLQKLTNRKQDMNKLFKRTAEAFCESFGVTPNFVDYNE; encoded by the coding sequence TTGGAAATAGATGTTGTTAATTTGGGTCTGATGGACTATAACAAGGCACTTGAAATCCAGATCGGCAAATGGCAAAGGGTGGCGAATGAAGAGGAAAGGGACACCTTGTTTCTGGTCGAGCATCCCCCTGTTATAACCCTCGGAGTGAGAGGCAAAAAGGAAAACATACTTGTTCCGGAAGAGGAACTTGAAAAAATGGGTGTTTCGGTTGTGCAGGTCAGCCGTGGCGGGGACGTTACCTATCATGGTCCCGGCCAGATAGTGGGCTATCCTGTTATGAACCTGAAACACTTCGGCAGGGATATCCATTATTTCGTTGAAAAAATCGAGGATACTTTTATTAAGCTTTTGAAGGATGATTACGGCATAGATGCATGCCGCGGGGATAAAACATATACAGGGGTATGGGTTGGAAACGATAAGATCACCGCTATAGGAATACAGGTGAAACGCTGGACCACGATGCACGGTTTTGCCTTTAATGTCAACACCGACCTGTCCCATTTCAACTGGATAATTCCGTGCGGCCTTTCGGACCGGGGCGTAACATCTCTTCAGAAACTTACAAACCGGAAGCAGGACATGAATAAGCTCTTTAAAAGAACTGCCGAAGCGTTCTGCGAAAGTTTCGGTGTTACACCAAATTTCGTCGATTATAATGAGTAA
- a CDS encoding PHP domain-containing protein produces the protein MVKAAVDLHIHSCLSPCASNDMTPGNIVMMSKIKGLDIISVCDHNHTGNLEAVAKVAGEVGILFIPGLELETSEEIHILCYFPSLESALNMQAALKDFYTDITNREDIFGEQWIMDENDRPVRKVEHLLTAATKLDLYKCVSLVREMGGVPVPAHVDRNSYSIISNLGSVPEDLGFKTLELSRYTTKTDFLDKYPEYSGKFLITSSDAHDLGMILERESFIELERLSVYDVFERLKGCGG, from the coding sequence ATGGTTAAAGCGGCTGTGGATTTGCATATTCATTCCTGCCTTTCGCCGTGTGCGAGCAATGACATGACCCCCGGCAATATCGTAATGATGTCGAAAATAAAAGGGCTTGATATAATTTCGGTATGCGATCATAACCATACCGGAAACCTTGAAGCCGTTGCAAAAGTAGCCGGTGAAGTGGGGATTTTATTTATTCCCGGCCTTGAACTTGAAACCAGCGAAGAAATACATATCCTTTGCTATTTTCCTTCATTGGAAAGTGCTTTAAACATGCAGGCCGCTTTAAAGGACTTCTATACCGATATAACTAACAGGGAAGATATTTTCGGAGAACAGTGGATTATGGATGAAAACGACCGGCCGGTGAGAAAGGTGGAACACCTTCTGACGGCTGCCACAAAACTTGATTTATACAAATGTGTTTCACTGGTTCGCGAAATGGGTGGGGTTCCCGTGCCCGCCCATGTGGACAGAAATTCTTACAGTATCATATCAAATCTTGGTTCAGTACCCGAAGATTTAGGCTTTAAAACTCTGGAACTGTCAAGATATACGACAAAGACAGATTTTCTTGACAAATATCCTGAATATTCCGGGAAATTCCTTATTACGTCGTCAGACGCCCATGATCTCGGGATGATTCTTGAAAGGGAATCATTTATTGAGCTGGAACGTCTTAGCGTGTATGATGTTTTTGAAAGGCTGAAGGGTTGTGGAGGATAA
- a CDS encoding OadG family transporter subunit, producing MTLNVVLVGMVVVFGALVLLTLFIKLYSSIISRFSKTKNSSDINDNDNVPRKETVKNTGINSANSSPQGINPELIAAITAAVVAAMGGSGTGFRVRSIKRIGHTTPVWNVAGRNEYILTRL from the coding sequence ATGACGTTAAACGTCGTTCTGGTTGGTATGGTGGTCGTTTTTGGCGCACTTGTACTGCTGACACTCTTTATCAAATTGTATTCCTCAATAATCTCGAGATTCAGTAAAACCAAAAACAGCAGCGACATAAATGACAATGATAACGTTCCCAGGAAAGAAACTGTAAAAAACACCGGTATTAATTCAGCCAATTCATCTCCACAGGGTATAAACCCGGAACTCATCGCTGCGATTACCGCTGCGGTCGTAGCCGCGATGGGTGGCTCAGGTACCGGTTTCAGAGTCAGATCAATCAAGCGTATCGGCCATACAACCCCTGTATGGAATGTCGCAGGAAGAAACGAATATATACTTACAAGGCTATAA
- a CDS encoding sodium ion-translocating decarboxylase subunit beta — protein MWQNFVNAISDLIQESGFANMTPLHFVMIVIACIFLYLAIVKKYEPLLLVPISFGMLAANLPLGGLMHPELWDKTPIDYGAILHEGGLFDILYLGVKLGIFPPLIFLGIGAMTDFGPLIANPSSLLLGAAAQFGIFGTYAAAMALGKFTEKQAASIAIIGGADGPTAIWLTTKLAPELLGPIALAAYSYMALVPVIQPPIMKALTTKKEREVVMKQLRPVSKTEKILFPIVVTLLTVLLVPSAAPLISMLMLGNLFRECGVVERLSDTAQNALINIITICLGLTVGATASADKLSQPGFGLQALLIIVLGLIAFSFGTAAGVLFGKIMYWATGGKVNPLIGSAGVSAVPMAARVSQKVGQEANPQNFLLMHAMGPNVSGVIGSAIAAGVLLSMVG, from the coding sequence ATGTGGCAGAATTTTGTTAATGCAATATCCGATCTTATTCAGGAATCCGGTTTTGCTAATATGACACCTCTTCATTTCGTCATGATAGTAATTGCGTGCATTTTCCTGTACCTTGCCATTGTGAAAAAGTACGAACCCCTGTTGCTGGTTCCGATATCTTTCGGTATGCTCGCAGCAAATCTTCCTCTGGGAGGGTTAATGCATCCGGAGCTGTGGGATAAAACCCCCATTGACTATGGCGCAATACTTCATGAAGGCGGTCTGTTTGATATACTTTACCTCGGTGTTAAGCTGGGAATATTCCCGCCGCTGATCTTCCTTGGAATAGGCGCAATGACCGATTTCGGCCCGCTGATTGCGAACCCGAGCAGTTTATTATTGGGAGCCGCCGCCCAGTTCGGAATTTTCGGAACATATGCGGCAGCTATGGCTCTTGGCAAATTCACCGAAAAACAGGCAGCTTCAATAGCCATCATCGGAGGCGCCGACGGTCCTACGGCAATATGGCTTACTACAAAACTTGCGCCTGAACTTTTAGGACCGATTGCGCTGGCGGCATATTCGTACATGGCCCTCGTTCCGGTAATCCAGCCGCCGATTATGAAAGCTCTTACCACAAAAAAAGAACGGGAAGTTGTTATGAAACAGCTTCGCCCCGTATCAAAAACCGAAAAAATTCTCTTCCCAATTGTCGTTACACTTCTTACGGTTTTGCTTGTTCCGTCAGCCGCTCCGCTCATTTCAATGCTTATGCTCGGTAACCTTTTCAGAGAATGCGGCGTTGTAGAACGTTTGAGCGATACGGCCCAAAACGCATTGATAAATATAATTACAATTTGTCTTGGCCTTACGGTTGGAGCTACCGCAAGCGCAGACAAGCTCAGCCAGCCGGGTTTTGGATTGCAGGCACTTCTGATTATAGTACTTGGTTTGATTGCTTTCTCCTTTGGAACCGCGGCAGGCGTACTGTTTGGCAAGATCATGTATTGGGCCACCGGAGGTAAAGTAAATCCCTTAATAGGTTCCGCAGGAGTATCTGCCGTTCCCATGGCAGCCCGCGTTTCACAGAAGGTAGGCCAGGAAGCAAATCCGCAGAATTTCCTGCTGATGCACGCCATGGGCCCAAATGTTTCAGGTGTTATAGGCTCTGCTATTGCAGCAGGTGTTCTGCTGTCGATGGTTGGATAA
- a CDS encoding DUF1858 domain-containing protein, with protein MAKVNEDMLIKDVLELDEGTAPIFMKHGMHCLWCPSSYFESIKDACAVHGIDPSKLVDDLNEYLSSKQ; from the coding sequence ATGGCAAAAGTTAACGAAGATATGCTTATTAAAGATGTGCTTGAGCTGGACGAAGGCACGGCGCCGATTTTCATGAAGCACGGGATGCATTGCCTGTGGTGTCCTTCTTCTTATTTCGAAAGCATTAAGGATGCATGTGCCGTGCATGGCATAGATCCCAGTAAACTTGTGGATGATTTGAACGAATATCTCAGCAGTAAGCAGTAA
- a CDS encoding RsmF rRNA methyltransferase first C-terminal domain-containing protein, producing the protein MRIPAEFENKFRNLMDPSEFDEFISALNEERVTGLRINSLKIDLDTWEKITPFEIQPVPWSSCGFYIEDDSRPGTHPYYHAGLYYIQEPSAMFPAEVLAVEPGDRVLDLCAAPGGKTVALAAAMKNQGFLLSNDINPKRIKALVKNIELCGITNAVVTNETPEKLSGFYEGFFSKILLDVPCSGEGMFRKDADAVKSWNKYKAEELQVLQREIFDYAYRMLSPGGRLVYSTCTFNPEENEQNIAYFLKNYPDLYLVDIPKKFGIEPGRPDWADGNPELLKTARLWPHRIKGEGHFVALFARQGEFKRDKTGTGTDEPLKSFVEFCERILLNPPQGIYRVDRFHINIIPPEFEYTEKLRIIKTGLYLGEEIHGKFEPSQAFAMALDWSNVRTKKGFSADDPELIRYLKGETLFFEGEKGYILIGVERYPLGWGKMDGSRLKNMYAKGWRKTR; encoded by the coding sequence ATGCGTATTCCTGCCGAGTTTGAAAATAAATTCAGAAATTTAATGGATCCCTCCGAGTTTGATGAATTTATCTCCGCCCTTAATGAAGAGCGGGTTACTGGCTTAAGGATAAACAGTCTTAAAATAGATTTAGACACATGGGAAAAAATAACTCCTTTTGAAATTCAACCCGTGCCATGGTCGAGCTGCGGTTTTTACATTGAGGACGATTCCAGGCCCGGGACCCATCCCTATTATCATGCCGGTTTATATTATATCCAGGAACCCAGCGCAATGTTCCCGGCGGAGGTACTGGCCGTAGAACCCGGAGACAGGGTATTGGACCTTTGCGCGGCACCCGGTGGGAAAACGGTGGCGCTGGCTGCAGCTATGAAAAATCAGGGTTTTTTACTGTCCAACGACATAAATCCCAAAAGAATTAAAGCCCTTGTTAAAAACATTGAACTGTGCGGCATAACAAATGCCGTCGTTACCAACGAAACCCCCGAAAAACTTTCAGGATTTTACGAAGGGTTTTTCAGTAAAATTCTTTTGGACGTTCCGTGTTCGGGCGAAGGAATGTTCAGAAAAGACGCCGATGCGGTAAAAAGCTGGAATAAATATAAAGCGGAAGAACTTCAGGTGCTCCAGCGGGAGATTTTTGACTATGCCTACCGAATGCTTTCACCGGGCGGCAGGCTGGTTTACTCCACCTGTACTTTTAACCCTGAAGAAAATGAACAGAACATTGCTTATTTTTTGAAAAATTATCCCGATTTGTACCTTGTAGACATACCGAAAAAATTTGGAATAGAACCGGGAAGGCCGGACTGGGCCGACGGTAATCCGGAACTTTTGAAAACAGCCAGATTATGGCCTCACAGGATAAAGGGTGAAGGGCATTTCGTCGCGCTGTTCGCAAGGCAAGGCGAGTTTAAACGGGATAAGACCGGAACGGGAACCGATGAGCCTTTAAAAAGTTTCGTGGAATTCTGTGAACGTATTCTGTTAAATCCTCCTCAGGGCATTTATCGGGTTGACCGATTCCATATAAATATAATTCCGCCTGAATTTGAATATACTGAAAAACTTAGAATTATTAAAACCGGACTTTATCTGGGAGAGGAAATTCACGGAAAATTTGAACCTTCCCAGGCGTTTGCAATGGCGCTGGATTGGAGCAATGTCAGAACAAAAAAAGGATTTTCGGCTGACGATCCTGAGCTTATACGTTATTTAAAGGGCGAAACCTTGTTTTTTGAAGGTGAAAAGGGGTATATTTTAATTGGAGTGGAGCGTTATCCTCTTGGCTGGGGGAAAATGGACGGCAGCCGTTTAAAAAACATGTACGCGAAAGGGTGGAGAAAAACAAGATAA
- a CDS encoding dihydroorotate dehydrogenase electron transfer subunit yields MNFNAVVVKNEKLAENIYLLRLKSEKISHNAAPGQFVNIKCCDGLDTYLRRPVSILRTHGPENTFDIAFMVRGKGTRILSCLKEGDAVDCIGPLGRGFTLPEKGERICVVGGGIGIFPLLYLLEKSAGAYKAAFLGFRSGGLVVLGKDFEKAADQLIISTDDGSFGEKGPVTTPFLKYLEKERPDRVYTCGPAPMMIKVADACNERGIFCEVSMEQRMGCGIGACLVCVCRIKHNDDWAYERICRDGPVFRAEEVIFE; encoded by the coding sequence ATGAATTTTAATGCTGTGGTTGTCAAAAATGAAAAACTTGCGGAGAATATTTACCTTCTCAGGCTGAAATCCGAAAAAATTTCTCATAACGCAGCCCCCGGGCAGTTTGTTAACATCAAGTGCTGTGACGGCCTGGATACATATTTAAGGCGCCCTGTAAGTATTTTAAGGACTCATGGCCCTGAAAACACTTTTGATATTGCATTTATGGTCAGGGGAAAGGGCACGAGGATTTTGTCATGCCTGAAAGAAGGCGATGCCGTGGATTGCATCGGGCCGCTCGGCAGAGGGTTTACACTTCCTGAAAAAGGAGAAAGGATCTGTGTTGTCGGCGGGGGTATTGGGATATTTCCGCTGCTGTATTTGCTGGAAAAAAGTGCCGGTGCTTACAAAGCGGCATTCCTTGGCTTCAGGTCCGGGGGGCTGGTTGTTTTGGGAAAGGACTTCGAAAAAGCGGCAGATCAGCTTATCATATCAACCGACGATGGAAGTTTCGGAGAAAAAGGGCCGGTGACAACGCCTTTTTTGAAATATCTTGAAAAAGAGAGACCTGACAGGGTTTATACCTGCGGGCCTGCGCCGATGATGATAAAGGTGGCCGACGCATGTAATGAAAGAGGCATATTCTGCGAAGTTTCAATGGAACAGCGTATGGGCTGCGGAATAGGGGCATGTCTGGTATGTGTTTGCAGGATAAAACATAACGATGACTGGGCATATGAGCGTATATGCAGGGACGGGCCCGTATTCAGGGCGGAAGAAGTGATTTTTGAATAA
- a CDS encoding DRTGG domain protein — MVLSQIRDLLNAEIHTCADKMDIDIKSACGADLMSDVMAFSKENAMLLTGLINPQVIRTAEMMDMQVVVFVRGKKPTSEMCKLAEEKGIVLLSTNLSMFTACGVLYKAGIVGKGSECE; from the coding sequence ATGGTATTAAGTCAGATTAGGGATCTGCTTAATGCAGAAATTCACACATGTGCCGATAAAATGGATATCGACATCAAATCGGCGTGCGGCGCCGATTTAATGAGCGATGTAATGGCATTTTCAAAAGAAAATGCAATGCTTCTTACAGGTCTTATAAATCCTCAGGTTATTAGAACGGCCGAAATGATGGATATGCAGGTGGTTGTATTCGTCCGCGGTAAAAAGCCCACGAGTGAGATGTGCAAATTGGCAGAAGAAAAGGGTATTGTTCTTCTGTCGACGAACTTATCCATGTTTACCGCCTGCGGAGTTTTATACAAAGCCGGAATTGTAGGAAAAGGAAGCGAATGTGAGTAG